In Alphaproteobacteria bacterium, the following proteins share a genomic window:
- the cysC gene encoding adenylyl-sulfate kinase, whose product MMAESEPGFGLVVAGHVDHGKSTLIGRLLYELDALPPEARARVEAASTRRGRPLEWAFLLDAFQAERDQGVTIDSSRVRFHHDGQSYRIIDAPGHREFITNMVAGAADADAALLLVDAADGVREQTRRHASLLHLLGLSQIIVVVNKMDLVNHDQSRFAAIADEVRSYLGELGLTPLTVVPVAAATGANVTQPAATLAWHHGDTVLSALARLTAKPSLADQPFRLPVQHVYRVGERRLLAGRVTSGKIKRGDPVVLSPSNRLSAVAAVETWPPETSPAEAMAGQSIALELTDDLFVERGEVVSHEADAPMETNVFAARLVWLGQRPLEAGDGLTIKLGTARHPVIVEAVRARIDPDTLARDAGGIVSRHGIAEVLLRTPAMAVVEMAGGPPALARFVLLDGFDVVAGGTVDMHDYPDQRLSITRRSSNLTPVLHKVTADMRVRQKGHQGGVLWFTGLSGSGKSTLAIALEQALFRRGYHVYVLDGDNVRAGLNSNLGFTPEDRAENIRRVGEVAALFADAGEIVISAFISPYRADRERARQAAGSRFHEVHLSTDVTVCEERDPKGLYARARRGEIADFTGISAPYEAPDSAELVLDTASASIDHCLETLVEYVTTRFRLDSRSD is encoded by the coding sequence ATGATGGCGGAATCGGAGCCCGGCTTCGGCCTGGTGGTGGCCGGTCATGTGGACCATGGAAAATCCACTCTGATCGGCCGTCTTCTGTATGAGCTGGATGCTCTGCCGCCGGAGGCCCGGGCGCGGGTGGAGGCGGCGTCGACCCGGCGTGGCCGCCCGCTGGAGTGGGCTTTTCTGCTGGATGCCTTTCAGGCCGAGCGCGACCAGGGCGTCACCATCGATTCAAGCCGGGTGCGGTTTCACCATGATGGCCAGTCCTATCGCATCATTGACGCGCCGGGCCATCGTGAGTTCATCACCAACATGGTCGCCGGTGCGGCCGATGCCGATGCCGCCCTGTTGCTGGTGGATGCGGCGGACGGGGTCCGCGAGCAGACGCGACGCCATGCCAGCCTGCTGCACCTGCTGGGCCTGAGCCAGATCATCGTGGTGGTCAACAAGATGGATCTGGTGAACCACGACCAGTCGCGCTTTGCCGCCATCGCCGATGAAGTGCGATCCTATCTGGGCGAGCTTGGGCTGACACCGCTGACGGTGGTGCCGGTGGCGGCGGCAACCGGCGCCAATGTCACGCAGCCTGCCGCCACCCTGGCCTGGCACCATGGTGACACGGTGCTGTCGGCGCTGGCGCGGCTGACCGCAAAGCCGTCGCTTGCCGACCAGCCCTTTCGCCTGCCGGTGCAGCATGTCTACCGCGTAGGAGAGCGGCGGCTGCTGGCCGGACGGGTCACCAGTGGCAAAATCAAGCGCGGTGACCCTGTGGTGCTGTCCCCATCCAATCGCCTTTCGGCAGTGGCGGCGGTCGAGACATGGCCGCCGGAGACATCGCCGGCGGAGGCCATGGCCGGCCAGTCCATCGCTCTGGAACTGACTGACGATCTGTTTGTTGAGCGCGGCGAGGTGGTCAGTCACGAGGCGGATGCGCCGATGGAGACCAATGTGTTCGCCGCCCGTCTGGTGTGGCTCGGCCAGCGCCCGCTGGAGGCGGGCGACGGCCTGACCATCAAACTGGGCACGGCGCGTCACCCGGTCATTGTGGAAGCGGTGCGCGCCCGTATTGACCCCGATACCCTGGCCCGTGATGCGGGCGGTATCGTGTCGCGTCATGGCATAGCCGAAGTGCTGCTGCGCACCCCCGCCATGGCGGTGGTTGAGATGGCCGGCGGACCGCCGGCGCTGGCCCGCTTCGTTCTGCTCGACGGTTTTGATGTGGTGGCCGGCGGCACAGTGGATATGCACGACTATCCCGACCAGCGCCTGTCGATCACCCGGCGCAGCAGCAACCTGACACCGGTGTTGCACAAGGTGACCGCCGACATGCGGGTGCGGCAGAAGGGGCATCAGGGCGGCGTGCTGTGGTTCACCGGCCTGTCGGGGTCGGGCAAGTCAACTCTGGCCATCGCCCTGGAGCAGGCGCTGTTCAGGCGCGGCTATCATGTCTATGTGCTTGACGGCGACAATGTGCGCGCGGGCCTGAACAGCAATCTGGGCTTTACGCCGGAAGACCGGGCGGAGAACATACGGCGGGTTGGCGAGGTGGCCGCCCTGTTTGCCGATGCGGGGGAAATCGTCATTTCGGCGTTTATTTCGCCATATCGGGCGGACCGCGAGCGGGCCCGCCAGGCAGCCGGATCGCGTTTTCATGAAGTTCATCTCAGCACCGACGTCACGGTCTGCGAAGAGCGTGACCCCAAGGGGCTCTATGCCCGGGCGCGGCGCGGCGAGATCGCCGACTTCACCGGCATCTCAGCGCCCTATGAAGCACCGGACTCAGCGGAACTGGTCCTGGATACCGCCAGTGCCAGTATCGATCATTGTCTGGAAACACTTGTGGAGTATGTGACGACACGGTTCCGCCTCGACTCCCGCAGCGACTAG
- a CDS encoding glycosyltransferase family 4 protein, translating into MRFVVHDYPAHAFPLQLCRWLAGRGHHLLHLSSPAVGSPRGDVSRRPDDPPTLQIEPVVGRHDRLDKYSLVRRARQEWDYGGRLARRVRSFRPDAILAGNASPLIQRRLLTAARRCDARFVYWLQDIYAEAAARVAIGGATRVPGAVDGRRRRALLGRLVGAVEYGVLRASAAVITISPDHVPLLIRHGINRQAVTIIENWASLNDVQPGQKANGWSRPNGLADRFVLLYAGTLGLKHDPAILADLADDLAGDNAVVAVVSEGRGRDWLEQEKARRGLEGLRLFDFAPAFSFSDVLASGDVLLAVLEHDAGAFSVPSKVLSYLCAGRPILATLPTENLAARRLLESGAGVVVAPGERLAMADQARRLMADQAQRIAMGKAGRAFAEQAFDMDRIGQRFEALLAGGKASAV; encoded by the coding sequence ATGCGTTTCGTCGTTCATGACTATCCGGCCCACGCCTTTCCGCTGCAGCTTTGTCGCTGGCTGGCAGGTCGCGGCCATCACCTTCTCCATCTGTCGAGCCCGGCGGTGGGCTCGCCGCGGGGCGATGTTTCCCGGCGCCCGGACGATCCACCGACACTGCAGATCGAGCCGGTGGTGGGACGTCATGACCGGCTCGACAAATACAGCCTGGTGCGACGGGCGCGGCAGGAATGGGACTATGGCGGACGGCTTGCCCGGCGCGTCCGGTCGTTTCGTCCAGACGCCATTCTTGCGGGCAACGCCTCGCCGCTGATCCAGCGCCGTTTGCTGACGGCGGCCAGACGCTGTGACGCGCGTTTTGTCTACTGGCTGCAGGATATCTACGCGGAAGCGGCGGCGCGGGTGGCCATAGGCGGCGCGACCCGTGTGCCCGGCGCGGTCGATGGTCGCCGCCGACGGGCCCTGCTGGGCCGACTGGTCGGGGCCGTGGAGTATGGCGTACTGCGGGCCAGTGCGGCGGTCATCACCATTTCCCCCGATCATGTGCCGCTTTTGATACGCCACGGCATCAATCGCCAGGCGGTCACGATTATCGAGAACTGGGCCTCGCTGAACGATGTGCAGCCCGGCCAGAAGGCCAACGGCTGGAGCCGCCCGAACGGACTGGCGGACAGGTTTGTACTGCTTTATGCCGGCACTCTGGGGCTCAAGCACGACCCGGCGATCCTGGCCGACCTGGCCGATGACCTGGCCGGGGACAATGCCGTCGTGGCGGTGGTCAGCGAAGGCCGCGGCCGCGACTGGCTGGAGCAGGAGAAGGCCCGGCGCGGCCTTGAAGGCCTGCGATTGTTCGATTTTGCCCCGGCCTTTTCCTTCAGCGACGTGCTGGCGTCAGGCGACGTGCTGCTGGCCGTGCTGGAGCATGACGCCGGTGCGTTTTCAGTTCCCTCCAAGGTGCTGAGCTATCTGTGCGCGGGCCGGCCGATCCTGGCCACATTGCCGACGGAGAATCTGGCGGCGCGTCGGTTGCTGGAAAGCGGCGCCGGTGTGGTTGTGGCCCCCGGCGAGCGGCTGGCGATGGCCGACCAGGCGCGGCGGCTGATGGCCGACCAGGCGCAGCGCATAGCTATGGGCAAGGCCGGCCGCGCTTTCGCCGAACAAGCATTCGATATGGACCGCATCGGCCAGCGGTTTGAAGCGCTGCTGGCTGGCGGCAAGGCCTCAGCCGTCTGA
- a CDS encoding S9 family peptidase — translation MTQRPDSAPSSTPLSPPTNTPPAHAPVAERREVVTVRHGQRHSDPYAWLRDDNWQQVMRDPSVLRPDILAYLEAENAWTAAVMAPTEALQERLVAEMRGRIKEDDSSVPTPDGPWDYYMRFAEDAEHPLYCRSRRGQPDSEQVLLDSHAASLQHPFFRITGMAHSPDHRRLATATDITGSEYSLIRILDMESGEWLADEIASAQGDVVWSADSATLFYTWLDDNHRPAEVRRHTLGQTGDDARVYAEADSAFYLGVGKTESGRLIVIDAHDHSTAELHIVPADAPDTPPVCFRPRRHDQDYDLSDHGERVYLRTNIACDGTMAEDYRIVATRLDQPDPAHWTEVVPHRPGTLILAMLVFRDWLVWHEREDGMPRIVVRHIATGDEHSIAMDEEVFDLAPRPGYEFATDTLRFVFSSPRTPAETFDYDMATRQRTLRKTQEVPSGHDPADYQTRRLMVPAHDGEQVPVSLLWHRDTPLDGTAPVLLYGYGSYGITIPMAFTTNRFSLVNRGFIYAHAHIRGGKDRGYRWYRDGKMASKMNTFRDFISAAEGLIDNGLARRGRIAIHGGSAGGLLVGAVINMAPDLFMACIADVPFVDVMNTMCDPSLPLTPPEWKEWGNPIESQEHYRHILEYSPYDNVRSQAYPHVLATGGLSDPRVTYWEPAKWVAKLRALRTDDRMTLLKINLEAGHGGSAGRFDKLGEVALAYAFLLKVFGIGD, via the coding sequence ATGACCCAAAGACCCGACTCCGCCCCGTCATCGACCCCCTTATCGCCCCCGACCAATACGCCCCCCGCTCACGCGCCGGTAGCGGAGCGCCGCGAGGTGGTGACCGTCCGCCACGGCCAGCGCCACAGCGACCCCTATGCCTGGCTGCGTGACGATAACTGGCAACAGGTCATGCGCGACCCATCCGTCCTCAGGCCCGATATTCTGGCTTATCTGGAGGCGGAAAACGCCTGGACCGCCGCAGTCATGGCGCCCACCGAAGCGTTGCAGGAAAGACTGGTCGCGGAAATGCGCGGCCGCATCAAAGAGGACGATTCATCGGTCCCGACCCCGGACGGCCCCTGGGATTATTACATGCGCTTTGCCGAAGACGCGGAGCATCCTCTGTATTGCCGCTCACGCCGCGGTCAGCCGGACAGCGAACAGGTGCTGCTGGATTCCCACGCCGCCAGCCTGCAACACCCGTTCTTTCGAATCACCGGTATGGCGCACAGCCCCGATCATCGCCGCCTGGCCACCGCCACGGATATCACTGGTTCTGAATACAGCCTGATCCGCATCCTCGACATGGAGTCCGGCGAGTGGCTCGCCGATGAAATCGCCTCCGCCCAGGGCGACGTTGTGTGGTCGGCGGATTCCGCCACCCTGTTCTACACCTGGCTGGACGACAATCACCGGCCGGCCGAGGTGCGCCGTCACACCCTCGGCCAGACCGGTGATGATGCGCGGGTCTATGCGGAGGCGGACAGCGCTTTCTATCTGGGGGTCGGCAAGACCGAGAGTGGTCGCCTCATCGTTATCGATGCCCACGATCACTCCACCGCGGAACTGCACATCGTCCCGGCCGATGCGCCCGATACACCGCCGGTCTGTTTTCGGCCGCGCCGCCACGATCAGGATTATGACCTGAGCGATCATGGCGAGCGTGTCTATCTGCGCACCAACATCGCCTGCGACGGCACAATGGCGGAGGATTACCGCATTGTCGCCACGCGGCTTGACCAGCCCGACCCCGCACACTGGACGGAGGTGGTGCCGCATCGGCCCGGCACCCTCATCCTGGCCATGCTGGTGTTTCGCGACTGGCTGGTCTGGCACGAGCGGGAAGACGGCATGCCGCGTATTGTGGTTCGCCACATCGCAACCGGCGACGAACATTCCATCGCCATGGACGAGGAGGTGTTCGACCTGGCGCCCCGGCCAGGCTATGAGTTTGCCACGGACACACTGCGCTTCGTCTTTTCATCGCCGCGCACCCCGGCCGAGACCTTCGACTATGACATGGCCACCCGTCAGCGCACCTTGCGCAAGACCCAGGAAGTGCCGAGCGGCCATGATCCGGCCGACTATCAGACACGCCGACTGATGGTGCCGGCACACGATGGCGAACAGGTGCCGGTGTCGCTGCTGTGGCACAGGGATACGCCGCTCGACGGCACCGCACCGGTTCTCCTGTACGGCTACGGCTCTTACGGCATCACCATTCCCATGGCCTTTACCACTAACCGGTTTTCCCTGGTGAATCGCGGTTTCATCTACGCCCACGCCCACATCCGGGGCGGCAAGGACCGCGGCTATCGCTGGTATCGCGACGGCAAGATGGCCAGCAAGATGAACACCTTTCGTGACTTCATCTCAGCCGCCGAAGGGCTGATTGACAACGGCCTGGCACGGCGCGGCCGAATCGCCATTCATGGCGGTTCCGCCGGCGGGCTCTTGGTCGGCGCGGTCATCAACATGGCGCCGGACCTGTTCATGGCCTGTATTGCCGACGTGCCGTTCGTCGACGTCATGAACACCATGTGCGACCCGTCCCTGCCACTGACCCCGCCTGAATGGAAAGAGTGGGGCAATCCCATAGAGTCACAGGAACATTATCGTCACATTCTGGAATACTCGCCCTACGACAATGTGCGGAGCCAGGCCTATCCCCATGTGCTGGCCACCGGCGGCCTGTCCGATCCGCGCGTCACCTATTGGGAGCCGGCGAAGTGGGTAGCGAAGCTGCGCGCCCTCAGAACCGATGACCGGATGACCCTGCTGAAGATCAATCTGGAAGCCGGCCATGGCGGGTCCGCCGGTCGCTTCGACAAGCTGGGCGAAGTGGCGCTGGCCTATGCCTTCCTGCTCAAGGTGTTCGGGATTGGCGACTGA
- a CDS encoding FkbM family methyltransferase gives MPVSLSTSTPRFWTHFRLRVRKLLAIAGHGRWRRAFRATGVAPAIEHDGAWPDFATVVDIGAHRGQFSLFARRRWPAARIYAFEPQAAPAADFARIFDGDAKVRLFPLAVAPITGEADMHLATASDSSSLLPIGDAQERLFGTTAGGTARIRLAPLDTSLRAQDVVAPALLKIDVQGSELDVLKGCESLLGRFSALYVECSWVELYAGQALADQVIAWLAGRGFRLSDTRNLSHDGDGRPVQADLLFSRASDG, from the coding sequence GTGCCTGTCTCCCTGTCCACCAGCACTCCCCGGTTCTGGACCCATTTCCGGCTGCGTGTGCGCAAACTCCTGGCCATTGCCGGCCATGGCCGGTGGCGACGCGCCTTCCGCGCCACCGGCGTCGCCCCGGCGATAGAGCATGACGGGGCATGGCCGGATTTTGCCACGGTGGTGGATATTGGCGCCCACCGCGGCCAGTTCAGCCTTTTTGCCCGCCGCCGCTGGCCCGCCGCGCGGATCTATGCCTTCGAGCCACAGGCCGCGCCAGCGGCGGACTTTGCACGCATCTTCGACGGCGACGCCAAGGTGCGGCTGTTTCCCCTGGCCGTCGCGCCGATCACCGGCGAGGCGGATATGCACCTGGCGACGGCCAGTGATTCCTCATCCCTCCTGCCCATTGGCGACGCGCAGGAACGTCTGTTTGGCACCACGGCCGGCGGCACGGCGCGGATCCGTCTGGCGCCCCTCGATACCAGCCTGAGGGCGCAGGACGTGGTGGCGCCCGCCTTGCTGAAGATCGACGTTCAAGGCAGCGAGCTGGATGTCCTCAAAGGGTGCGAATCACTGCTTGGCCGCTTTAGCGCACTCTATGTGGAATGTTCGTGGGTTGAGCTCTATGCCGGCCAGGCGCTGGCCGATCAGGTAATCGCCTGGCTCGCCGGGCGCGGCTTTCGTTTGAGCGACACCCGCAACCTGAGCCACGATGGCGATGGCCGGCCGGTGCAGGCCGACCTGCTGTTCAGCCGGGCCTCAGACGGCTGA
- the cysD gene encoding sulfate adenylyltransferase subunit CysD, with the protein MDSLDRLEAESIYILRETHSQIRRPALLWSIGKDSNVLLWLARKAFFGRIPFPVVHVDTGRKFPEMYAFRDRYAREWGLDLTIGDCPPVEEMDPSLPPAARSAARKTEGLRRLIASQGYTGVIAGIRRDEQAIRAKERIFSPRSATGEWDVRDQPPEFWDHYKTEFPPGTHVRIHPILDWTELDVWRYAAREGIPLVDLYFARDGKRYRSLGDQDITSPVASQATTIEQVIAELEATRESERAGRAMDHESEDAFERLRAAGYM; encoded by the coding sequence ATGGACTCCCTGGACCGGTTGGAAGCGGAATCGATCTATATCCTGCGCGAGACGCACAGCCAGATCCGCCGGCCGGCATTGCTGTGGTCCATCGGCAAGGATTCCAACGTCTTGCTGTGGCTTGCCCGCAAGGCATTCTTCGGTCGCATCCCGTTTCCCGTGGTGCATGTGGATACCGGGCGCAAGTTTCCCGAAATGTATGCCTTCCGCGACCGCTATGCCAGGGAATGGGGCCTTGATCTGACCATCGGCGATTGTCCGCCGGTGGAGGAGATGGACCCGTCCCTGCCACCGGCGGCTCGCAGCGCGGCGCGCAAAACAGAGGGTCTGCGCCGGTTGATCGCCAGCCAGGGCTATACCGGCGTCATTGCCGGAATCCGTCGGGACGAACAGGCGATCCGCGCCAAGGAGCGTATCTTCAGCCCACGCAGCGCCACAGGCGAATGGGACGTGCGCGATCAGCCGCCGGAGTTCTGGGACCACTACAAGACGGAGTTTCCGCCGGGCACTCATGTGCGCATCCACCCGATCCTCGACTGGACAGAGCTGGACGTGTGGCGCTATGCGGCGCGCGAAGGCATTCCGCTGGTGGACCTGTATTTTGCCCGCGACGGCAAGCGCTATCGCTCGCTGGGCGACCAGGACATCACCTCGCCCGTGGCCAGTCAGGCGACGACGATCGAGCAGGTCATCGCCGAGCTTGAGGCAACGCGGGAGAGCGAGCGCGCCGGCCGCGCCATGGATCATGAGTCGGAAGACGCATTCGAACGGCTGCGCGCCGCCGGTTATATGTGA
- a CDS encoding aromatic ring-hydroxylating dioxygenase subunit alpha — protein MATHIKAARATGTGAADRPERQPFSGYYTASQPEPDNDLTRTGPGTPCGEYMRRYWQPIAILEELPPDNRPYALNVLGEELVLFKDLSGHWGLLHAHCAHRQASLEFGIVCDHGIRCCYHGWQFDVDGTLLYAGAEPENSPLFKRVRQGAYPVQEYKGILFAYMGPPDHKPDFPIYDTFTLPDVEAKPYSIDMPCNWLQIGENVVDPYHTVFLHTRVSGTQFSDAFAQLPHVEWFEMPSGSGLYLFNVRRVQDNLWIRVQEAIRPNFSQTGDIWQDPKTEKIFNRVGLSKWMTPMTDTTTKVIGWRWFGEHLDSSGKADWDSVGRNKIDFEGQTEQRTYEERQKRPGDYEAIASQGPITLHKKENLGMSDGGVALYRRLLRRNIQMLQDGEPLPEPVRNGDGTLATYSQDTVLRVPPANEDDKGKRVEIARNVARFVVESDTLAPAARTAEIRRRILEELGIPVSAGA, from the coding sequence ATGGCAACGCATATCAAAGCCGCTCGCGCCACCGGCACCGGTGCGGCTGACCGGCCGGAGCGCCAGCCTTTCAGCGGCTATTACACGGCCAGCCAGCCGGAGCCCGACAACGATCTGACCCGTACCGGTCCTGGTACGCCATGCGGCGAATACATGCGCCGCTACTGGCAGCCCATCGCCATCCTCGAAGAACTGCCGCCGGACAACCGGCCCTATGCGCTCAATGTGCTGGGCGAGGAACTGGTGCTGTTCAAGGACCTCTCCGGCCACTGGGGCCTGCTGCACGCCCACTGCGCGCACCGTCAGGCATCGCTGGAGTTCGGCATCGTCTGCGACCACGGCATCCGCTGCTGCTACCACGGCTGGCAGTTCGATGTGGACGGTACCCTGCTCTATGCCGGGGCGGAGCCGGAGAACAGCCCGCTGTTCAAGCGCGTCCGCCAGGGCGCCTATCCGGTGCAGGAATACAAGGGAATCCTCTTCGCCTATATGGGGCCGCCGGACCACAAGCCGGATTTTCCCATCTACGACACCTTTACCCTGCCGGACGTAGAGGCCAAGCCCTACTCCATCGACATGCCGTGCAACTGGCTGCAGATCGGCGAGAACGTGGTGGACCCCTATCACACGGTCTTTCTCCACACCCGGGTCAGCGGCACCCAGTTCTCCGATGCCTTTGCCCAGTTGCCCCATGTGGAGTGGTTCGAAATGCCAAGCGGCTCCGGCCTCTATCTGTTCAACGTGCGGCGGGTGCAGGACAATCTGTGGATCCGCGTCCAGGAGGCCATTCGCCCCAATTTCAGCCAGACCGGCGACATCTGGCAGGACCCCAAGACGGAGAAGATCTTCAACCGGGTGGGTCTCTCCAAATGGATGACGCCGATGACCGACACCACAACCAAGGTCATCGGCTGGCGGTGGTTCGGCGAGCATCTGGACAGTTCCGGCAAGGCCGACTGGGACAGCGTCGGTCGCAACAAGATTGATTTCGAGGGCCAGACCGAGCAGCGCACCTACGAGGAACGGCAGAAGCGTCCCGGCGACTATGAGGCCATCGCCTCGCAGGGGCCGATCACCCTGCACAAGAAAGAGAATCTGGGCATGAGCGACGGCGGCGTGGCGCTCTACCGCCGTTTGTTGCGGCGCAATATCCAGATGCTGCAGGATGGCGAACCCCTGCCGGAGCCGGTGCGCAATGGCGATGGCACGCTGGCCACCTATTCCCAGGACACCGTGCTGCGGGTGCCGCCGGCCAATGAGGATGACAAGGGCAAACGGGTGGAAATCGCCCGCAACGTCGCCCGCTTCGTCGTCGAGAGCGATACCCTGGCGCCGGCGGCGCGCACCGCGGAAATCCGCCGCCGCATTTTGGAGGAGCTGGGTATCCCGGTCAGCGCCGGCGCCTGA
- a CDS encoding YeeE/YedE family protein — MANTWRALGGLTAGLVFGFGLSLSQMTDPAKVLNFLDVSGAWDPSLALVLAGAVAVAFIGYRLVWRRPAPLFDVRFHLPERRDIDPRLLSGAAIFGIGWGLVGLCPGPAIAGLAAGRWPSFVFVGALIGGMLLWRAYDSRTAQDAAGRGA, encoded by the coding sequence ATGGCCAATACATGGCGTGCCCTGGGCGGACTCACCGCCGGTCTGGTGTTCGGCTTCGGCCTCAGCCTGTCGCAGATGACCGACCCGGCGAAAGTGCTCAACTTTCTCGATGTGAGTGGCGCCTGGGACCCCAGCCTGGCGCTGGTCCTGGCCGGGGCGGTGGCGGTCGCCTTCATCGGCTATCGTCTGGTCTGGCGCCGGCCGGCGCCCCTGTTCGATGTGCGCTTTCACTTGCCGGAACGGCGTGACATTGATCCGCGCCTGCTGAGCGGCGCGGCGATTTTCGGAATCGGCTGGGGCCTGGTGGGGCTGTGCCCGGGCCCGGCCATCGCCGGGCTGGCGGCCGGACGCTGGCCCAGTTTCGTCTTCGTTGGCGCATTGATCGGCGGCATGCTGTTGTGGCGGGCCTATGACAGCCGCACCGCGCAGGACGCCGCAGGCCGCGGCGCCTGA
- a CDS encoding AMP-binding protein: MSDGAPSLAALLAESCRRHAERPALSWPEAAASPLASLTYGALWTAVEDMAGRLLALGLAAGDRLAVQAGKSPTLTLLYLACIRSGIVFLPFNTAYRPAELAYMCGDARPSLLLCDAAGADDLAGVARAAGSRLLPLETTTAGGFADALSATTVQAAPLPMPAADAAAVMLYTSGTTGRPKGAVLTQANLATNTLALRDVWAWRDDDRLLHALPLYHTHGLFPALNLSLAGGGECLMLATFDAATVLRHLSQATVFMGVPTYYARLLREDALTAAACRHMRLFVSGSAPLPDALFHAFAGRTGQTIVERYGMTEAVMITSNTLDDRRPGCAGRPLPGVELRITDESGILPADHDGGIEIRGPNVFPGYWQAPDKTAEAFRDDGWFITGDRGRLDEAGRLWISGRSSDLIISGGLNVSPREVETVLDRLPGVAESAVIGVPHEEWGEAVVALVCAAAGGPPPDESALLAGLGDLAAFKRPKRVVVVDSLPRNAMGKVEKARLRKEWQNLFTARV; the protein is encoded by the coding sequence ATGAGCGACGGCGCACCGTCCCTCGCCGCCCTGTTGGCGGAAAGCTGCCGTCGCCATGCGGAGCGGCCGGCCCTGTCGTGGCCCGAGGCTGCGGCCTCGCCGCTCGCCAGCCTGACCTATGGCGCGTTGTGGACAGCGGTGGAGGACATGGCCGGCCGCCTGCTGGCCCTCGGGCTCGCCGCCGGCGACCGGCTGGCGGTGCAGGCCGGCAAGAGCCCGACCCTGACCCTGCTTTACCTTGCCTGCATCCGCTCGGGCATCGTCTTTCTGCCCTTCAACACCGCCTACCGGCCCGCCGAACTGGCCTATATGTGCGGCGATGCAAGGCCTTCCCTTTTGCTGTGCGATGCCGCCGGAGCAGACGACCTGGCCGGCGTCGCGCGTGCCGCAGGCTCCCGCCTTCTCCCCCTCGAAACCACCACTGCCGGCGGCTTCGCCGACGCCCTGTCAGCGACGACGGTGCAAGCGGCCCCGCTGCCCATGCCCGCCGCCGACGCCGCCGCCGTCATGCTCTACACCTCCGGCACCACCGGCCGGCCTAAAGGGGCGGTCCTGACCCAGGCCAATCTGGCCACCAACACCCTGGCCCTGCGCGATGTCTGGGCCTGGCGCGACGACGACCGCCTGCTGCATGCCTTGCCGCTCTATCACACCCACGGCCTGTTTCCGGCCCTCAACCTGTCCCTGGCCGGCGGCGGAGAGTGCCTCATGCTGGCCACCTTCGATGCCGCCACGGTTCTGCGCCACTTGTCGCAGGCAACCGTGTTCATGGGAGTTCCCACCTACTACGCCCGCCTGCTGCGTGAAGACGCGCTCACTGCCGCCGCGTGCCGCCACATGCGTCTGTTCGTGTCCGGTTCGGCGCCGCTGCCGGATGCGCTGTTCCACGCCTTTGCCGGCCGCACCGGCCAGACAATCGTTGAGCGCTACGGCATGACCGAAGCGGTGATGATCACGTCAAACACCCTGGATGACCGGCGACCCGGCTGTGCCGGCCGGCCGCTGCCCGGCGTGGAACTGCGCATCACGGACGAGTCCGGCATCCTGCCTGCCGACCATGACGGCGGCATCGAAATCCGCGGCCCCAACGTCTTTCCCGGCTATTGGCAGGCGCCGGACAAAACCGCCGAAGCGTTCCGTGACGACGGCTGGTTCATCACCGGTGACCGTGGCCGGCTGGACGAGGCAGGCCGGCTCTGGATCTCCGGCCGCAGCAGCGATCTCATCATCTCGGGCGGCCTCAACGTATCGCCGCGCGAGGTGGAAACGGTGCTGGACCGCCTGCCGGGGGTGGCTGAATCCGCCGTCATCGGTGTGCCTCATGAGGAGTGGGGCGAGGCGGTGGTGGCGCTGGTCTGTGCCGCGGCGGGTGGGCCGCCGCCAGACGAATCCGCCCTTCTGGCCGGCCTTGGCGATCTGGCCGCCTTCAAGCGACCCAAGCGCGTGGTGGTGGTCGACAGCCTGCCGCGCAACGCCATGGGCAAGGTGGAAAAAGCGCGGCTGCGCAAGGAATGGCAGAACCTCTTCACCGCGCGCGTCTGA